The Bacillaceae bacterium S4-13-56 genome has a window encoding:
- a CDS encoding copper-translocating P-type ATPase — protein MKNKGNEGNPHNHNKHREHDHHNHKQHEEQKHLSHQHHNHEHEDMHGYHKHGHGEQKNHDHSHGHSGHHGGHGGHHEHMVEDFKKRFWISLVLSIPILYLSPMIQMLFGYEVNFTGDTLLLFLLSTIVFFYGGKPFLLGAWDELKEKSPAMMMLISLAIIAAYVYSTLTAFFIKGSDFFFELATLIVIMLLGHWIEMKSLMGASKALEELIKLMPKEAHKLDKSGNIVEVTVEDLQPGDQILVKSGEKIPIDGEIYEGESTVDESMLTGESVPVEKAPGMEAIGGSVNGDGVLKIKVSKTGNDTYLSQVIKLVSDAEKSKSKAQGFADIAAKWLFYVALVVGIITFAVWWTNGDLDFALERMVTVLIIACPHALGLATPLVTSRSTSIAAKNGLLIRNRVAFESAFKVDRVVFDKTGTLTEGNFGVTDIHPSEGISEEELLKLAYSVETQSDHPIAKGIVKEGNNRNLKPFDVKDYQNLTGKGLVAKIGDAEIAVISPGAMKANKISFDEKTYDQLALQGKTVIFVLKDNVLQGMIALADIIRESSYKVIKELNDRGIETVMMTGDNTRVANYVGEKLGISKVIAEVLPHEKSNNVKYLKQNGKKVAMIGDGINDAPALAEADLGIAIGAGTDVAIETADVILVNSNPVDILNIIKLSKASRRKMVQNLGWAAGYNIIAIPLAAGVLYNVGFVITPAVGAAVMSLSTIICAINAQLLKID, from the coding sequence ATGAAGAACAAAGGAAATGAAGGGAATCCACACAATCACAATAAGCATAGAGAACATGACCATCATAATCATAAACAACATGAGGAACAAAAACATCTTAGCCATCAACATCATAATCATGAACATGAAGATATGCATGGTTATCACAAACATGGACATGGAGAACAAAAAAATCACGATCACAGTCATGGACATAGTGGGCATCATGGTGGACACGGCGGACATCACGAACATATGGTAGAAGATTTTAAGAAACGTTTTTGGATATCCCTGGTTTTATCAATTCCTATTTTATACTTATCCCCAATGATTCAAATGCTGTTTGGATATGAGGTAAATTTCACAGGTGATACCCTCTTACTTTTCTTGCTTTCCACAATTGTCTTTTTCTATGGTGGAAAACCATTTTTACTTGGTGCATGGGATGAGTTAAAGGAGAAATCTCCTGCAATGATGATGTTAATTTCTTTAGCTATCATCGCCGCTTATGTATATAGCACACTGACAGCATTCTTTATAAAAGGCAGTGATTTCTTCTTTGAACTAGCTACTCTTATTGTAATTATGTTGTTAGGACATTGGATAGAAATGAAATCCCTTATGGGTGCTTCAAAGGCATTGGAAGAGCTAATCAAGTTAATGCCAAAAGAGGCCCATAAACTGGACAAATCCGGAAATATTGTTGAGGTAACAGTCGAAGATTTACAACCGGGTGACCAAATTTTAGTTAAATCGGGTGAAAAGATTCCAATTGATGGTGAAATTTACGAAGGAGAATCTACCGTCGATGAGTCGATGCTTACTGGAGAATCTGTCCCTGTTGAAAAAGCGCCCGGAATGGAAGCGATAGGTGGTTCCGTCAATGGTGATGGTGTATTAAAAATTAAGGTAAGTAAAACAGGAAATGACACCTACCTATCCCAAGTTATTAAATTGGTAAGCGATGCAGAAAAATCGAAATCAAAGGCCCAAGGCTTTGCGGATATTGCTGCTAAATGGTTATTCTATGTTGCTCTTGTAGTAGGGATTATAACCTTTGCAGTTTGGTGGACTAACGGGGATTTAGACTTTGCTTTGGAACGAATGGTTACCGTTTTAATTATTGCTTGTCCACATGCCCTTGGTTTGGCAACACCACTAGTAACATCTAGATCTACTTCCATTGCAGCTAAAAATGGCTTGTTAATTCGGAATAGAGTAGCATTTGAAAGTGCATTTAAAGTGGACCGCGTGGTGTTTGACAAAACAGGGACACTTACGGAAGGTAATTTTGGTGTTACAGATATCCATCCAAGCGAGGGTATTAGTGAAGAAGAATTATTGAAATTAGCATATTCTGTTGAAACACAATCAGACCATCCAATTGCTAAAGGAATTGTGAAAGAAGGAAATAATCGTAATTTGAAACCCTTTGATGTTAAGGATTATCAGAATTTAACTGGGAAAGGGTTAGTAGCTAAAATCGGTGATGCAGAAATTGCTGTTATTAGTCCCGGTGCTATGAAAGCAAATAAAATTTCTTTTGATGAAAAAACTTATGACCAACTGGCTTTACAGGGGAAAACAGTCATATTTGTCCTTAAAGATAATGTCTTACAAGGAATGATAGCCCTAGCTGATATCATCCGTGAATCTTCTTATAAAGTTATTAAAGAATTAAATGACCGTGGTATAGAGACGGTTATGATGACTGGTGACAACACACGTGTAGCAAATTATGTAGGAGAAAAACTGGGTATTTCCAAAGTCATCGCTGAAGTACTTCCCCATGAGAAATCAAATAATGTGAAATATTTAAAACAAAACGGAAAAAAAGTGGCGATGATTGGAGATGGAATTAATGATGCCCCCGCTTTAGCAGAAGCTGATTTGGGAATTGCTATTGGTGCGGGTACAGACGTTGCGATTGAAACAGCTGATGTTATACTAGTTAACAGTAATCCAGTAGACATTTTAAATATCATTAAATTGTCTAAGGCAAGTCGCAGGAAAATGGTTCAAAATTTAGGATGGGCTGCTGGGTATAACATCATTGCTATTCCTTTAGCTGCAGGTGTATTGTACAATGTTGGGTTTGTCATAACCCCTGCCGTTGGAGCTGCAGTTATGTCACTTAGTACCATTATTTGTGCAATAAACGCTCAATTATTAAAAATCGATTAA
- the resA gene encoding thiol-disulfide oxidoreductase ResA encodes MSLEETKKKKKNKRKNRLIFRTSILIVMVGAIIFALVSNIQADKTIYQVGDEAPDFELKQINKNNELESIRLSDFKGKGIMLNFWGTWCKPCEEEMPYMQELYPVYKEKGIEIIAVSLDNTELVVDRFIDKYDLTFPIPHDKTGEVRDLYKIGPIPSSIFINPDGKIQRIVNGALSLESLESYFKEILPKQ; translated from the coding sequence ATGAGTTTGGAGGAAACGAAAAAGAAGAAGAAAAATAAAAGGAAAAATCGATTAATTTTTAGAACTTCTATATTAATTGTAATGGTTGGAGCTATTATATTTGCATTAGTGTCCAATATACAAGCGGATAAAACCATTTATCAAGTCGGAGATGAAGCACCTGACTTTGAATTAAAACAAATTAATAAAAATAATGAATTAGAATCTATACGACTAAGTGATTTTAAAGGAAAAGGAATTATGCTAAACTTTTGGGGTACTTGGTGTAAACCATGTGAGGAAGAAATGCCTTACATGCAAGAACTTTATCCCGTATATAAAGAAAAAGGAATTGAAATAATTGCAGTTAGTTTAGATAATACGGAATTGGTTGTAGATCGATTTATTGATAAATATGATCTAACTTTTCCAATTCCCCATGATAAAACAGGAGAAGTCAGGGATTTATACAAAATAGGACCAATTCCAAGTTCCATATTCATTAATCCGGATGGAAAAATTCAGAGAATTGTAAATGGGGCCTTATCATTAGAAAGTTTGGAGAGTTACTTTAAAGAAATATTACCAAAACAATAG
- a CDS encoding cytochrome c biogenesis protein CcdA produces MNEINIFLAFGAGFLSFISPCVLPLYPAFLSYITGMSVSEINEENKKMNKKALLHTVLFLLGFSSIFIMIGFTTSYISEFLLTYQDAIRQIGAILIIFFGLVIVGIFNFKFLMKNKKITFKNRPGGYVGSFIIGMAFSLGWTPCTGPILAIVLSLAATNPDVGMIMMISYVLGFSIPFLLLALFIGKIKWIKKHSLKLIKIGGYIMIFMGVALFFDWLTKLTSFLAGWFGFYGF; encoded by the coding sequence TTGAATGAAATAAATATATTTCTAGCTTTTGGTGCTGGTTTCCTTTCTTTTATCTCACCGTGTGTATTACCATTATATCCGGCATTTTTATCTTATATTACCGGAATGAGCGTAAGTGAGATAAATGAAGAAAATAAAAAAATGAATAAAAAGGCTCTTTTACATACCGTTCTATTTTTACTAGGGTTCTCAAGCATTTTTATTATGATTGGTTTTACCACCTCTTATATATCGGAATTCTTATTAACCTACCAAGATGCGATTAGACAAATTGGTGCTATTTTAATCATTTTCTTTGGACTAGTGATTGTCGGAATTTTTAATTTTAAATTTCTAATGAAAAACAAAAAAATCACATTCAAAAATCGTCCCGGTGGTTATGTTGGTTCTTTCATCATTGGAATGGCATTCTCCTTGGGATGGACTCCTTGTACCGGTCCAATACTAGCTATTGTGTTATCATTAGCTGCAACAAATCCTGATGTTGGTATGATTATGATGATTAGTTATGTTTTAGGTTTTTCGATTCCCTTTCTATTATTAGCATTGTTTATTGGTAAAATTAAATGGATTAAAAAACATAGCCTAAAGTTAATTAAAATTGGTGGATACATTATGATTTTCATGGGAGTAGCACTATTCTTTGATTGGTTGACGAAATTAACTTCCTTCTTAGCTGGATGGTTTGGTTTTTATGGATTTTAA
- a CDS encoding CueP family metal-binding protein: MKKGLLAVFGLLLILIVAACSESESTSNEKEPQDIKKMVQDYSVGDSDDVSASITSEELIVTDSGDKETTYDLPEDEFFVSIAPFVETTHPCTNHSLTGCQGELVEKEFDVYIEDEEGNVVVDETMTSLKNGFIDFWLPRDKTYNVTIQYDGKTTQSEISTFEGDNTCITTMQLI, translated from the coding sequence ATGAAAAAAGGATTATTGGCAGTTTTTGGATTATTACTTATTTTAATAGTTGCTGCTTGTAGTGAAAGCGAAAGTACATCAAATGAAAAAGAACCACAAGACATCAAGAAAATGGTCCAAGATTACAGTGTCGGGGATTCCGATGATGTGTCTGCTTCTATTACTTCAGAAGAGCTTATTGTCACTGATAGCGGTGATAAAGAAACCACCTACGATCTTCCCGAAGATGAATTTTTTGTTTCCATCGCACCATTTGTTGAGACAACACACCCTTGTACCAATCATAGTTTAACTGGCTGCCAAGGGGAATTAGTGGAAAAAGAATTTGATGTTTATATTGAAGATGAAGAAGGTAATGTAGTTGTGGATGAAACCATGACATCATTAAAGAATGGATTTATTGATTTTTGGTTACCACGTGACAAAACATACAACGTGACGATTCAATACGATGGAAAGACAACTCAATCTGAGATTTCCACTTTTGAAGGTGATAATACTTGTATAACAACAATGCAATTAATCTAG
- a CDS encoding four-helix bundle copper-binding protein, whose product MAVSYEECIKACLECMEACNGCYDACLKEENVKMMADCIRYNRECADICALAAKAMQSDSPFAKQICKLCAEVCEACGKTCEQHNHAHHCQKCAESCFKCADICRTMAS is encoded by the coding sequence ATGGCCGTGTCTTATGAAGAGTGTATTAAAGCTTGTTTAGAATGTATGGAAGCTTGTAATGGGTGTTATGATGCTTGTTTAAAAGAAGAGAATGTAAAAATGATGGCTGACTGTATCCGCTATAATAGAGAATGTGCAGACATTTGCGCATTAGCAGCAAAAGCAATGCAATCGGATAGCCCTTTTGCTAAGCAGATTTGTAAGCTTTGTGCTGAAGTTTGTGAAGCATGTGGAAAAACGTGTGAACAACATAACCATGCTCATCACTGCCAAAAGTGTGCAGAGTCCTGTTTTAAATGTGCAGACATTTGCCGAACAATGGCATCTTAA
- a CDS encoding spore coat protein — MSTLPSVDLGLMAEHLSTHEGMINKLKVYHINTTNSDLKSIIALQINVMMSHVRVMLSLINPDNNEYVEVPDLDMYDVSNRRVEGTGVNKYNDKWIALEARAGAKLMSNENYTSALLMKDRNVRNAHVEMALQQLEIQKRYSDFINRMGWSFVPKADTEEQIKTYQHFQHLLNN, encoded by the coding sequence ATGTCAACTTTACCATCCGTAGACCTTGGCTTAATGGCAGAACATTTGTCTACACACGAGGGAATGATTAATAAATTAAAAGTCTATCATATTAACACTACAAATTCAGATTTGAAAAGTATTATTGCTCTCCAGATAAATGTAATGATGTCGCATGTTAGGGTAATGTTATCTTTAATTAATCCTGATAATAATGAGTATGTTGAAGTTCCGGATTTAGATATGTATGATGTAAGCAACCGAAGAGTAGAAGGTACAGGGGTTAATAAATACAACGATAAATGGATTGCATTAGAAGCACGTGCTGGAGCCAAATTGATGTCAAATGAAAATTATACTTCTGCTTTATTAATGAAAGATAGAAATGTTAGAAATGCGCATGTGGAAATGGCTTTGCAACAGTTAGAAATTCAAAAAAGATATTCTGATTTTATCAACCGTATGGGTTGGTCATTTGTCCCCAAAGCAGACACTGAGGAACAAATAAAAACCTATCAACATTTTCAACACTTGTTAAATAATTAA
- a CDS encoding ATP-binding protein has protein sequence MRRLTLRSKILFYLLVVSLCGIFLTSFSILWGFEDQFNEYLQNNREQSSKLIENEAINSYKETGELIDNQLTNLMHQQAMTDNLFYRISDEDGQIIADTTMMLGMMDSMGMHSETDMKTEYQTHSYDLTFDERHIGNMEVYYPEEMIGEDIAFLNTIKSNIYLAIIVTVVLAFVFSLLFSKRLTTGFRKLSKAIQELQDHKWRTRVPVKELSNEMKPLGESFNRLAESLSKEEVLRKQFTADFAHEIRTPLATLRSQMEAFQDGIFEPTPKRLQQSHDELMRLVRLVGELEELLAAENPQIKLNKTNIEAGEILRLMEGQFLSVFQDKGVILNIQKPKREYWFKADRDRVAQILTNIINNALQYTPKGKKVSIKLEGSTDYIGFLVKDEGIGIAEEDIPYLYERFYRGDKSRDRKSGGIGIGLSIVKALVDAHQGKIQIDSRLNIGTKVSILFPKH, from the coding sequence ATGCGTCGATTGACACTTCGTTCTAAAATCCTGTTTTACCTATTAGTTGTGTCACTTTGTGGTATTTTTCTTACTAGTTTCTCTATATTATGGGGGTTTGAAGATCAATTCAACGAATATTTACAAAATAATAGAGAGCAAAGCAGTAAACTTATAGAAAATGAAGCAATTAATTCTTATAAAGAAACAGGGGAACTTATTGATAACCAACTAACAAATTTAATGCATCAACAAGCTATGACGGATAATTTATTTTATAGAATTTCTGATGAAGACGGACAAATAATAGCTGATACAACGATGATGCTTGGAATGATGGATAGCATGGGGATGCATTCGGAAACCGATATGAAAACGGAATACCAGACACATTCTTATGATTTAACATTTGATGAAAGACATATAGGCAATATGGAAGTTTATTACCCAGAGGAAATGATAGGGGAAGACATTGCTTTTTTAAATACAATTAAATCGAATATTTATCTTGCTATTATTGTTACAGTTGTTTTAGCGTTCGTGTTTAGCCTATTGTTTTCTAAGCGCCTAACAACTGGGTTTCGAAAATTATCAAAAGCTATTCAAGAATTACAAGACCATAAATGGCGAACGCGTGTACCAGTTAAGGAATTGTCAAATGAAATGAAGCCACTTGGTGAATCGTTTAACCGACTTGCTGAATCATTATCAAAAGAAGAGGTGCTTCGTAAACAGTTTACTGCTGATTTTGCTCACGAAATACGAACCCCACTTGCGACACTAAGAAGTCAAATGGAAGCTTTTCAGGATGGGATATTTGAGCCAACGCCAAAAAGGTTGCAGCAAAGTCATGATGAATTGATGCGTTTAGTGCGCCTTGTCGGTGAATTAGAAGAGTTACTTGCCGCTGAAAATCCACAAATAAAGTTGAACAAAACTAATATAGAAGCAGGTGAAATATTACGTTTAATGGAAGGACAATTTTTGTCAGTATTTCAGGATAAAGGTGTTATATTAAACATTCAAAAACCTAAAAGAGAATATTGGTTTAAAGCGGATCGTGATCGTGTTGCACAGATTTTGACGAATATAATAAATAACGCTCTTCAATATACCCCAAAAGGAAAAAAGGTATCGATAAAGCTAGAGGGTTCTACTGATTATATAGGTTTCCTTGTGAAAGATGAAGGGATTGGAATTGCTGAGGAAGACATTCCTTATCTTTATGAAAGGTTTTATCGTGGGGATAAATCCAGAGATAGGAAATCAGGTGGAATAGGTATTGGATTGTCCATTGTGAAGGCATTAGTAGATGCACATCAAGGGAAAATTCAGATAGATAGTAGATTAAATATTGGAACGAAGGTTTCTATTCTTTTTCCAAAGCATTGA
- a CDS encoding response regulator transcription factor, with the protein MTKILIVDDEDMILEVLEAYFEKEGWETILASNGIEALKKIKENNPDIIILDLMLPDISGEEICRLTRNESDVPIIMLTAKSTEDDLINGIVIGADDYVTKPFSPREVVIRAKAILRRLKRINSGNHLSFNEGKLTIDLLKKEITLNNQIIPLTPIEYKLLIAMASYPGRVYSRLDLLEKIQDDGTYFEGYERSVDTHIKNLRKKIETDSRHPEYILTVFGMGYRFGGTSDASIDTSF; encoded by the coding sequence ATGACTAAAATTCTTATTGTTGACGATGAAGATATGATTCTTGAAGTGTTAGAAGCTTATTTTGAAAAAGAGGGATGGGAAACCATTCTTGCCTCTAATGGAATAGAAGCATTAAAAAAAATAAAAGAAAATAATCCGGATATTATTATTTTAGATCTTATGCTACCAGATATATCAGGTGAAGAGATATGTAGATTAACGAGAAATGAAAGTGATGTTCCTATCATTATGTTAACAGCAAAATCGACAGAAGACGATTTAATTAACGGAATCGTTATTGGGGCGGATGACTATGTTACAAAGCCTTTTAGTCCAAGAGAAGTCGTAATAAGGGCTAAGGCTATTTTACGTAGGTTAAAAAGAATAAATAGTGGAAACCATTTATCGTTCAATGAAGGAAAGCTAACAATAGATCTTTTAAAGAAGGAAATTACATTGAATAATCAGATCATCCCACTAACTCCTATTGAGTATAAGCTTTTAATAGCTATGGCAAGCTACCCCGGGCGAGTTTACAGTCGTTTGGATTTACTGGAAAAGATTCAGGATGATGGAACTTATTTTGAAGGATATGAACGAAGTGTTGATACGCATATAAAAAACCTTCGGAAAAAGATTGAAACAGATTCTCGTCACCCAGAATATATTTTAACTGTTTTTGGGATGGGATATAGGTTTGGAGGAACATCTGATGCGTCGATTGACACTTCGTTCTAA
- the arsC gene encoding arsenate reductase (thioredoxin), translating to MSYDKKIIYFLCTGNSCRSQMAEGWAKKYLNHEEWEVKSGGIEAHGLNPNAVKAMKEAGIDISNQTSDIIDSEILNNAALTVTLCGDAKDKCPVTPPKVKREHWGFDDPARAEGTEEEKWAVFQRVRDEIGNRIKHFAETGE from the coding sequence ATGAGCTATGACAAAAAAATAATCTACTTTCTATGTACTGGGAATTCGTGCCGAAGCCAAATGGCAGAGGGTTGGGCAAAAAAATACTTAAACCATGAGGAATGGGAAGTTAAAAGTGGTGGAATTGAAGCACACGGACTGAACCCGAATGCAGTTAAAGCAATGAAAGAAGCAGGAATTGACATATCAAATCAAACATCGGATATTATCGATTCTGAAATACTAAACAACGCAGCTTTAACTGTTACCCTTTGTGGTGATGCAAAAGATAAATGTCCTGTTACACCACCTAAAGTCAAAAGGGAACACTGGGGATTTGATGATCCTGCAAGAGCAGAAGGAACGGAAGAAGAAAAATGGGCAGTTTTCCAGCGTGTTCGTGATGAAATTGGCAATCGAATCAAACACTTTGCTGAGACAGGGGAATAA
- a CDS encoding CadD family cadmium resistance transporter: MIATALTAAAVYVATGIDYLIILILLFSQIKKGQAKHIWIGQYIGTAIIIAASLLVALGITWLIPEQWVLGLLGLIPLYLGIKIWIKGEEDEDDSNILSLFSSNRFNQLYLTVIFIVLSSSADDFSIYIPYFTALNAVEILIASIVFFIMVGVLCYVSYRLASLDFVSEKVEKYERWIVPIVFIGLGIYIMFENGTLNALFSFQF; the protein is encoded by the coding sequence ATGATTGCAACGGCACTTACAGCAGCTGCAGTTTATGTAGCAACAGGGATTGACTATCTTATTATTTTAATCCTTTTGTTTTCGCAAATAAAAAAAGGGCAAGCAAAACATATATGGATTGGACAATACATAGGTACAGCAATTATTATAGCTGCAAGTCTATTGGTTGCCCTCGGTATTACATGGTTAATTCCTGAGCAATGGGTTTTAGGTCTCCTTGGGCTTATTCCCCTTTATTTGGGTATTAAGATTTGGATCAAGGGTGAGGAAGATGAAGATGATAGCAATATATTATCTTTATTTTCCTCCAATCGGTTTAATCAATTATATTTAACAGTTATATTTATTGTGCTGTCTTCCAGTGCAGATGACTTTTCTATTTATATACCTTATTTCACAGCATTAAACGCGGTTGAAATTCTTATTGCTAGTATTGTCTTTTTCATTATGGTTGGGGTTTTATGTTATGTCAGCTATCGCTTAGCTTCCTTGGATTTTGTATCAGAAAAAGTTGAGAAATATGAACGTTGGATTGTTCCAATTGTTTTTATAGGGCTAGGGATTTATATTATGTTTGAAAATGGCACATTAAATGCATTATTCTCATTCCAATTTTAA
- a CDS encoding heavy metal translocating P-type ATPase: MSEQAEQSESEMTSYRVQGFSCANCAGKFERNVKKLPNVQDARVNFGASKISVYGDATVEELEKAGAFENLKVMPEKPKRQAPIVVHQDKNVYRVEGFSCANCAGKFEKNVKKLSGVQDAKVNFGASKIEVYGDTNIEELEKAGAFENLKVTQDKPLREEKQEVKEEKEPFYKKHSTLLYATLLIVFGYISQFVNGEENIITSLLFAAAIVIGGYSLFKVGFQNLLHFEFDMKTLMTVAIIGAAIIGEWAEGAIVVILFAISEALERFSMDRARQSIRSLMDIAPKKALVRRNGQEMMIHVDDIAVGDIMIVKPGQKLAMDGVVVNGYSAVNQAAITGESVPVEKTMDDEVFAGTLNEEGILEVKVTKLVEDTTISKIIHLVEEAQGERAPSQAFVDKFAKYYTPIIMIIAGLVAVVPPLLFGGSWGTWVYQGLAVLVVGCPCALVISTPISIVSAIGNAAKKGVLIKGGIYLEEMGALKAIAFDKTGTLTKGIPVVTDFNVLNNQVNAEEMLSIITALEYRSGHPLASAVMKKAEEENITYTHIIVDDFSSITGKGIKGTISGTTYYIGNPKLFENLSVDFNNEQDQLIKTLQNQGKTAMVVGTEKEILAVIAVADEVRESSKEIIHKLHQLGIKKTIMLTGDNKGTANAIGGHVGVTDIQAELLPQDKLEFIKQLRSKYGNVAMVGDGVNDAPALAASTVGIAMGGAGTDTALETADVALMGDDLRKLPFSVKLSRKALTIIKQNITFALAIKFIALLLVIPGWLTLWIAILSDMGATLLVALNGLRLMRVKEN, encoded by the coding sequence ATGTCTGAACAAGCAGAACAATCAGAATCAGAAATGACTTCCTACCGAGTACAAGGCTTTTCATGTGCAAATTGTGCAGGAAAATTTGAAAGAAATGTTAAGAAACTACCCAATGTTCAAGACGCAAGAGTTAATTTCGGCGCATCTAAAATATCCGTGTATGGTGATGCAACTGTTGAAGAATTAGAGAAAGCAGGAGCTTTTGAAAATCTTAAAGTAATGCCTGAAAAACCAAAACGGCAAGCACCAATTGTTGTTCATCAGGATAAAAATGTGTACCGGGTTGAAGGATTTTCGTGTGCTAATTGTGCGGGTAAATTCGAAAAGAATGTAAAAAAATTATCAGGGGTTCAGGATGCAAAAGTAAATTTTGGTGCGTCTAAAATCGAGGTATATGGCGATACAAACATTGAAGAATTAGAAAAAGCCGGTGCTTTTGAAAATCTTAAAGTGACTCAAGATAAACCATTAAGGGAAGAGAAACAAGAGGTTAAAGAAGAAAAAGAGCCATTTTATAAAAAACACAGCACGTTACTATATGCTACTTTATTAATCGTTTTTGGTTATATTTCTCAGTTTGTTAATGGAGAGGAAAATATTATTACTTCCCTATTGTTTGCAGCAGCGATAGTAATTGGCGGATATTCACTCTTTAAAGTCGGGTTTCAAAACTTGCTACATTTTGAATTTGACATGAAAACCCTTATGACAGTGGCAATTATTGGAGCAGCTATTATTGGGGAATGGGCAGAAGGTGCAATTGTTGTTATTCTTTTTGCAATTAGTGAAGCTCTAGAAAGATTCTCTATGGATCGAGCAAGACAATCGATTCGATCTCTAATGGATATTGCTCCTAAAAAGGCGCTTGTTAGAAGAAATGGGCAAGAAATGATGATTCATGTTGATGATATTGCTGTTGGCGATATTATGATTGTGAAACCCGGTCAAAAGCTTGCTATGGATGGTGTAGTAGTAAATGGTTACTCTGCTGTTAATCAAGCGGCTATTACAGGCGAGTCAGTCCCTGTCGAGAAAACGATGGATGATGAAGTTTTTGCAGGAACATTAAATGAAGAGGGAATACTTGAGGTTAAAGTAACAAAGCTGGTTGAAGATACAACAATCTCCAAAATCATTCACCTTGTTGAAGAGGCTCAAGGGGAACGTGCGCCATCTCAAGCGTTTGTAGATAAATTCGCAAAATATTATACACCTATTATTATGATTATCGCAGGACTGGTTGCTGTTGTGCCACCATTATTATTTGGTGGGAGCTGGGGAACATGGGTTTACCAAGGGCTAGCTGTTCTTGTCGTTGGTTGCCCTTGTGCATTAGTTATTTCAACCCCAATTTCTATTGTCTCAGCAATTGGAAATGCAGCTAAAAAAGGTGTGCTTATCAAAGGCGGAATTTATCTAGAAGAAATGGGCGCCTTAAAAGCGATTGCCTTTGATAAAACGGGTACATTAACAAAAGGGATTCCAGTTGTAACAGATTTTAACGTATTGAATAATCAGGTAAATGCAGAAGAAATGTTATCTATCATTACTGCATTAGAATATCGTTCCGGGCATCCATTAGCTTCAGCCGTTATGAAAAAAGCAGAAGAGGAGAACATTACCTACACTCATATAATCGTGGATGATTTCTCTTCTATCACAGGAAAAGGAATTAAGGGGACTATCAGCGGCACGACTTATTACATTGGAAATCCGAAATTATTTGAGAATCTATCAGTCGATTTTAATAACGAGCAAGATCAACTTATTAAGACCCTTCAAAATCAAGGGAAAACTGCAATGGTTGTTGGAACTGAAAAAGAAATCCTTGCTGTCATTGCAGTAGCTGATGAAGTACGTGAATCCAGCAAGGAAATTATTCATAAGTTACATCAACTTGGAATCAAAAAAACCATCATGCTTACAGGTGACAACAAAGGTACAGCCAATGCAATTGGAGGTCATGTTGGGGTAACGGATATCCAAGCAGAACTATTGCCACAAGACAAATTAGAATTTATTAAACAATTGAGATCTAAATATGGCAACGTAGCGATGGTTGGAGATGGTGTCAATGATGCCCCTGCGTTAGCTGCCTCTACTGTTGGAATCGCAATGGGTGGAGCTGGTACAGATACTGCCCTTGAAACAGCAGATGTAGCTTTAATGGGAGACGATTTAAGAAAACTTCCATTTTCTGTGAAACTAAGCCGAAAAGCACTGACTATAATTAAGCAAAATATCACATTCGCATTAGCTATTAAATTCATTGCCTTATTATTGGTTATCCCCGGTTGGCTAACACTTTGGATTGCCATCCTTTCAGATATGGGAGCAACTCTTTTAGTCGCTTTAAATGGTTTAAGGTTAATGCGGGTAAAAGAAAATTAA